CGAGTTCCGCAACCACGCTTTTGTGCAGCGATGAGTGAACGAACACGCGCGAAGTTGAACTGCACGATTGTCCCTGTCGGTTCATATTCATGCCCTTGATGGCGGCCATGGCCGCCTTCCTGGGATCGGCGTCGGGGAAGATCACGATCGGATTCTTGCCACCGAGTTCGAGGCTGACCCGTTTGAGAGCCGCTGCCGCCTCTTGCGCGATGGCGCGGCCGGTGGGCACCGATCCGACAAAGCCGATGCGCCTCACATGCGGATGGCGCACAAGCGCGGCACCGATTTCGCCGCCGCCGGTGATGATGTTGACCACGCCCGCGGGGAAGATCCCGTCGCACAATTCACCAAGGCGCAAGCTCGAGAGCGGCGCCTGCTCTGAACCCTTGATCACCACAGTATTGCCGGCCGCGAGTGGCGCTGCCGCCTTCTCAGCGCAAAATCGAAACGGATGATTGAACGGATTGATCTTCGCCACGACACCAAACGGCTGCCGGCGTGTGAGGTTGAGATGGCGATCGCCTTGCGAGAATGTCTCTCCCTTGATTTCGCTCACCAAGGCGGCGCAATAGCGCAGCCAATCCACGGTCCAAATCATGTCGTCGCGCATGCCGACGATCGCGTTGCCGGAATCGACGGCGTCGAGCAGTGCGAGCTCGTCAGCGTTCTCTTCGATGGCGTTGGCCAGACGTTGAAGGCAGCGGGCGCGCTCTTTGATCGGAACGCGCGACCACTCGCTAAAGGCCGCCTTTGCAGCCTCAGCCGCTCTATCGACATCCGCCCCGCCCGCGCTCGGAACGTCGGCAAGCTTCTCCATGTTCGACGGATTGATGGAGGCAAAGGACTGACCCTCAATCGGGGAAATCCATCGACCGCCGATATAGAGGCCGCGCGGAGCGAAATTGAGCGTCGGAGAATGCATCGGTTATTCCGTAGGGTCGGGAACGATTGCAGCACGCAGCACGCTACGCTCGGAAGCTTTCTTGAAAGCAGCGTTGAGCTCCTTCAAAGCGAATTTGGAGTCGACGATCTCCTTGAACGGGAACCGCTCGCGGTTCGACCTCACGAAAT
The Alphaproteobacteria bacterium DNA segment above includes these coding regions:
- a CDS encoding aldehyde dehydrogenase family protein, whose product is MHSPTLNFAPRGLYIGGRWISPIEGQSFASINPSNMEKLADVPSAGGADVDRAAEAAKAAFSEWSRVPIKERARCLQRLANAIEENADELALLDAVDSGNAIVGMRDDMIWTVDWLRYCAALVSEIKGETFSQGDRHLNLTRRQPFGVVAKINPFNHPFRFCAEKAAAPLAAGNTVVIKGSEQAPLSSLRLGELCDGIFPAGVVNIITGGGEIGAALVRHPHVRRIGFVGSVPTGRAIAQEAAAALKRVSLELGGKNPIVIFPDADPRKAAMAAIKGMNMNRQGQSCSSTSRVFVHSSLHKSVVAELVSLAEALPVGVPWLKQNAVGPIVSQRQFERIMGFIESAKEEGAELLTGGGKPADPSLSAGLFIAPTVFDKVTPAMR